From Pongo pygmaeus isolate AG05252 chromosome 2, NHGRI_mPonPyg2-v2.0_pri, whole genome shotgun sequence, a single genomic window includes:
- the IFRD2 gene encoding interferon-related developmental regulator 2 isoform X2, translated as MPQLSQHHCRGQPCAKTRQGALESLRLALASRLLPDFLLERRLTLADALEKCLKKGKGEEQALAAAVLGLLCVQLGPGLKGEELFHSLQPLLVSVLSDSTASPAARLHCASALGLGCYVAAADIQDLVSCLACLESVFSRFYGLGSSTSPVVPASLHGLLCAALQAWALLLTICPSTQISHILDRQLPRLPQLLSSESVNLRIAAGETIALLFELARDLEEEFVYEDMEALCSVLRTLATDSNKYRAKADRRRQRSTFRAVLHSVEGGECEEEIVRFGFEVLYMDSWARHRIYAAFKEVLGSGMHHHLQNNELLRDIFGLGPVLLLDATALKACKVPRFEKHLYNAAAFKARTKARSRVRDKRADIL; from the exons ATGCCCCAGCTTTCTCAGCACCACTGTAGAGGACAGCCTTG TGCCAAGACCCGGCAGGGTGCTCTCGAGAGCCTGCGCCTGGCCCTGGCGTCCCGCCTACTCCCCGACTTCTTGCTGGAGCGCCGCCTCACACTAGCCGATGCCCTGGAAAAGTGCCTCAAGAAAG GCAAGGGCGAGGAACAAGCCCTGGCTGCTGCTGTGCTAGGCCTGCTCTGCGTGCAGCTGGGCCCTGGACTTAAGGGTGAGGAGCTGTTCCACagcctgcagcctctgctggtctCTGTGCTCAGTGACAGCACAGCTAGCCCTGCTGCCCGGCTCCAC TGTGCTTCTGCCCTTGGCCTGGGCTGCTACGTGGCTGCCGCCGACATCCAG GACCTAGTCTCTTGCCTTGCCTGCTTAGAAAGTGTTTTCAGCCGGTTCTATGGCTTGGGCAGCTCCACAAGTCCTGTGGTTCCTGCCAGCCTGCACGGCCTGCTCTGTGCTGCCCTGCAGGCCTGGGCATTGCTGCTCACCATCTGCCCCAGCACCCAAATCAGCCACATCCTTGACAG GCAGCTGCCCCGGCTGCCCCAGCTCTTGTCCAGTGAAAGTGTGAACCTGCGGATTGCTGCCGGTGAAACCATCGCACTGCTCTTTGAGCTTGCCCGGGACCTTGAG GAGGAGTTTGTTTACGAGGACATGGAGGCCCTCTGCAGTGTCCTGCGCACTCTGGCCACTGACAGTAACAAGTACCGTGCCAAGGCTGATCGTCGGCGCCAGCGCTCTACTTTCCGCGCCGTGCTGCACTCCGTGGAG GGCGGTGAATGCGAAGAAGAGATAGTGCGCTTCGGCTTTGAGGTGCTCTACATGGACAGCTGGGCTCGGCACCGGATCTACGCTGCCTTCAAGGAAGTGCTGggttcaggcatgcaccaccacctccAG AACAATGAGCTACTCCGTGACATCTTTGGCCTGGGCCCTGTGCTGTTGCTGGATGCCACTGCCCTGAAGGCCTGCAAGGTTCCACGCTTCGAGAAG CACCTGTACAATGCTGCTGCCTTCAAAGCCCGGACCAAGGCTCGAAGCCGTGTGAGGGACAAGCGGGCAGACATCCTGTGA
- the IFRD2 gene encoding interferon-related developmental regulator 2 isoform X1: protein MAWNSPSRRPVWQGGTPREDGGARGVWLPSSGQVSAQRTGRRLAGLEPTPTGSLTPRPPRPVPGMPRARKGNTLRKGGQRRGGGARSSAQADSGSSDDEAASEARSTASECPSFLSTTVEDSLGGDVVDEQGQQEDLEEKLKEYVDCLTDKSAKTRQGALESLRLALASRLLPDFLLERRLTLADALEKCLKKGKGEEQALAAAVLGLLCVQLGPGLKGEELFHSLQPLLVSVLSDSTASPAARLHCASALGLGCYVAAADIQDLVSCLACLESVFSRFYGLGSSTSPVVPASLHGLLCAALQAWALLLTICPSTQISHILDRQLPRLPQLLSSESVNLRIAAGETIALLFELARDLEEEFVYEDMEALCSVLRTLATDSNKYRAKADRRRQRSTFRAVLHSVEGGECEEEIVRFGFEVLYMDSWARHRIYAAFKEVLGSGMHHHLQNNELLRDIFGLGPVLLLDATALKACKVPRFEKHLYNAAAFKARTKARSRVRDKRADIL, encoded by the exons ATGGCCTGGAACTCGCCTTCCCGGCGACCTGTTTGGCAGGGCGGGACGCCTCGCGAAGATGGTGGTGCGCGGGGCGTGTGGCTCCCGTCGTCTGGCCAAGTCTCAGCGCAGCGCACCGGCCGGCGTCTCGCTGGCCTGGAGCCCACACCCACCGGGTCCCTGACCCCGCGCCCCCCGCGCCCGGTTCCCGGCATGCCTCGCGCCCGTAAGGGCAACACGCTTCGGAAGGGTGGTCAGCGCCGTGGAGGAG GTGCCCGGAGCAGTGCCCAAGCTGACTCGGGTTCCAGTGATGATGAGGCAGCCAGTGAGGCCCGCAGCACCGCCAGTGAATGCCCCAGCTTTCTCAGCACCACTGTAGAGGACAGCCTTG GGGGGGATGTCGTGGATGAGCAGGGCCAGCAGGAAGACCTTGAGGAAAAGCTGAAGGAGTATGTGGACTGCCTCACAGACAAGAG TGCCAAGACCCGGCAGGGTGCTCTCGAGAGCCTGCGCCTGGCCCTGGCGTCCCGCCTACTCCCCGACTTCTTGCTGGAGCGCCGCCTCACACTAGCCGATGCCCTGGAAAAGTGCCTCAAGAAAG GCAAGGGCGAGGAACAAGCCCTGGCTGCTGCTGTGCTAGGCCTGCTCTGCGTGCAGCTGGGCCCTGGACTTAAGGGTGAGGAGCTGTTCCACagcctgcagcctctgctggtctCTGTGCTCAGTGACAGCACAGCTAGCCCTGCTGCCCGGCTCCAC TGTGCTTCTGCCCTTGGCCTGGGCTGCTACGTGGCTGCCGCCGACATCCAG GACCTAGTCTCTTGCCTTGCCTGCTTAGAAAGTGTTTTCAGCCGGTTCTATGGCTTGGGCAGCTCCACAAGTCCTGTGGTTCCTGCCAGCCTGCACGGCCTGCTCTGTGCTGCCCTGCAGGCCTGGGCATTGCTGCTCACCATCTGCCCCAGCACCCAAATCAGCCACATCCTTGACAG GCAGCTGCCCCGGCTGCCCCAGCTCTTGTCCAGTGAAAGTGTGAACCTGCGGATTGCTGCCGGTGAAACCATCGCACTGCTCTTTGAGCTTGCCCGGGACCTTGAG GAGGAGTTTGTTTACGAGGACATGGAGGCCCTCTGCAGTGTCCTGCGCACTCTGGCCACTGACAGTAACAAGTACCGTGCCAAGGCTGATCGTCGGCGCCAGCGCTCTACTTTCCGCGCCGTGCTGCACTCCGTGGAG GGCGGTGAATGCGAAGAAGAGATAGTGCGCTTCGGCTTTGAGGTGCTCTACATGGACAGCTGGGCTCGGCACCGGATCTACGCTGCCTTCAAGGAAGTGCTGggttcaggcatgcaccaccacctccAG AACAATGAGCTACTCCGTGACATCTTTGGCCTGGGCCCTGTGCTGTTGCTGGATGCCACTGCCCTGAAGGCCTGCAAGGTTCCACGCTTCGAGAAG CACCTGTACAATGCTGCTGCCTTCAAAGCCCGGACCAAGGCTCGAAGCCGTGTGAGGGACAAGCGGGCAGACATCCTGTGA
- the HYAL3 gene encoding hyaluronidase-3 isoform X3, whose amino-acid sequence MLPPAHHQAFVRHRLEEAFRVALVGHRHPLPVLAYVRLTHRRSGRFLSQDDLVQTIGVSAALGAAGVVLWGDLSLSSSEEECWHLHDYLVDTLGPYVINVTRAAMACSHQRCHGHGRCARRDPGQMEAFLHLWPDGSLGDWKSFSCHCYWGWAGPTCQEPRLGPKEAV is encoded by the exons GCTGCCGcctgcccaccaccaggcctttGTCCGACATCGCCTGGAGGAGGCCTTCCGTGTGGCCCTTGTTGGGCACCGACATCCCCTGCCTGTCCTGGCCTATGTCCGCCTCACACACCGGAGATCTGGGAGGTTCCTGTCCCAG GATGACCTTGTGCAGACCATTGGTGTGAGTGCAGCACTAGGGGCAGCCGGCGTGGTGCTCTGGGGGGACCTGAGCCTCTCCAGCTCTGAG GAGGAATGCTGGCATCTCCATGACTACCTGGTGGACACCTTGGGCCCCTATGTGATCAATGTGACCAGGGCAGCGATGGCCTGCAGTCACCAGCGGTGCCATGGCCACGGGCGCTGTGCCCGGCGAGATCCAGGACAGATGGAAGCCTTTCTACACCTGTGGCCAGACGGCAGCCTTGGAGATTGGAAGTCCTTCAGCTGCCACTGTTACTGGGGCTGGGCTGGCCCCACCTGCCAGGAGCCCAGGCTTGGGCCAAAAGAAGCAGTATAA